The Streptomyces capitiformicae genome contains the following window.
GTGCCGCCGCGAAAAAGGGCTTCGTGGAGTGGCTCGCCGAGACCCCCGCGGACGTGATCTGCCTGCAGGAGGTGCGGGCCGAACCGCAGCAGCTGCCCGAGGAGGTGCGGCAGCCCGACGGGTGGCATGTCGTGCACGCTCCGGCCGTCGCCAAGGGGCGCGCGGGCGTCTCGCTGTACAGCCGCCGCGAACCCGACCGGATCCAGGTCGGTTTCGGATCGGCCGAGTTCGACGGCAGTGGACGGTACGTCGAGGTCGATCTGCCCGGGGTGACCGTGGCCAGCCTCTATCTGCCCTCCGGCGAGGTCGGGACCGAGCGGCAGGACGAGAAGGTCCGGTTCATGGGGGAGTTCCTCGCCTATCTCAAGGGGCTGCGGGAGCGCGCCGCCGCCGACGGGCGTGAGGTCGTCGTGTGCGGCGACTGGAACATCGCCCACCGCGAGGCCGACCTCAAGAACTGGCGGGGGAACGTCAAGAACTCCGGGTTCCTGCCGGAGGAGCGGGAGTGGCTGGGACAGGTCTTCGACGCGGCGGACGGGGCGTACGTCGATGTCATGCGCGCCCTGCATCCCGACGTCGAGGGGCCCTACACCTGGTGGTCCTACCGCGGACGGGCCTTCGACAACGACAGCGGATGGCGCATCGACTACCAGGTCGCCACGGCCGGGCTGGCCGGCAAGGCGGTCAAAGGGTTTGTGGAGCGGGCGGCCACGCACGCGGAGCGGTGGTCGGACCATGCGCCGGTGACCGTCGTCTACGACCACTGACCCAGGCGGCGGTCCAGGGCCATCGACAGCTCCGCCTCCGCCACGCTCTTCGCGAGCGGACGCAACCGCCGCAGGTCCTCCGTCGTGCGTTCGCCCCGGGCGAGGATCAGATCGGTGAACAACTCCGCCAGGGCGTCGGCGTGTTCGCGTACGTGGCGGCCGGCCGCCAGGACGTCGGCGAGGGGGATGCCCGCGCGGACCAGGGCGGCCGAGGCGTCCAGCAGGCGGCGGCTGATGTGGATGATGTCGGCGCCGTCGGTGGCGACGTAGCCGAGGTCGAGGGCGGCGGCGAGGTTCTCCGAGGTCGCCTGGCCGCCGAAGTGGTCGGCGAGTGCCTCGGGGGTGAGGCGGACCGGGGTCTCCTCGGTGGGGGCGCCGAGGCCCAGCAGCTCGCCCACGTTGCGGCCGTGGTCGAAGGCCTCGGCCAGCTCGGCGATGCCGCTGAGGGTGTGGCCGCGTTCGAGGAGGGCCGCGATCGTACGGAGGCGGGCCAGGTGTGTGCCGTCGTACCAGGCGATACGGCCCTCGCGGCGGGGCGGCGGGATCAGTTTGCGCTCCCGGTAGAAGCGCAGGGTGCGTACGGTGATGCCGGCCTCCCTGGCCAGCTCCTCCATGCGGTACTCGCGTCGCTCGCCGTCTTCTGCCACGGCGGAAGCCTATGTTGTACCGCCGGTAACTTCAGTCTCCCCCGACCCCTACCCATCGGTACGGCCCTGCCCTACGCTCCCACTGCGCCAGTGATTACTGGCGTGGACATGAGGCGTGACCGTGGTACGACCGAATGACGCGACGAGGCGTGGAGGTGCCGGGATGACCGGACGCGAGCAGGAGCCTGAGGATGTGCAGGGGCCTGAGGGCGTACCCGAACGCGAGCACGTACGGGTGGCGGTGATCGGGTCCGGTTTCGGCGGGCTCGGAGCGGCCGTACGGCTGCGGCGCGAAGGCATCACCGACTTCGTTGTCCTGGAGCGGGCCGGTTCCGTCGGCGGCACCTGGCGGGACAACGAGTACCCGGGGTGTGCCTGTGACGTGCCGTCCCATCTCTACTCGTTCTCGTTCGCGCCCAACCCCGACTGGCCGCGCACCTTCTCCGGGCAGGCGCACATCCGGGCGTATCTGGAGCAGGTGGCGGACGCCTTCCGGCTCCGGCCGCACATCCGGCTCAACTCCGAGGTCCAGCGGATGACCTGGGACGGGGAGCGGCTGTGCTGGGAGATCGAGACCAGCGGCGGGCGGCTCCGCGCCGACTTCGTCGTCTCCGCCACCGGGCCGCTCTCCGACCCGAGGATCCCGGCCGAGCTGCCGGGGCTCGACTCCTTCCCCGGCAAGGTGTTCCACTCCGCCCGCTGGGACCACGGCTACGACCTGCGCGGCAAGCGGGTCGCGATGATCGGGACGGGGGCGTCGGCGATCCAGATCGTGCCGGCGATCCAGCCCGAGGTCGGCCGGCTGACCCTCTTCCAGCGGACCCCGCCGTGGGTGCTGCCCCGAGTCGACCGGGACATCAGCGGCGTCGAGCGGTGGCTGCACCGGCGGCTGCCCGTCACCGCGAAGGCCCGGCGCGGACTGCTGTGGGGCATCCGGGAGTTGCAGGTCCAGGCCTTCACCAAGCACCCGAACGAACTGGGCCTGTTGGAAGGGCTGGCCAAGCGGCACATGGCCCGGGCCGTCGAGGACCCGGCGCTGCGGGCCAGGCTCACGCCCGACTACCGCATCGGCTGCAAGCGGATCCTGCTGTCGAACACGTACTACCCGGCGCTCACCAGGCCGAACGTCGACGTGGTCGCCTCGGGACTGGCCGGGGTCGACGGCTCCACGCTCGTCGCCGCCGACGGGAGCACCGCGGAGGTCGACGCGATCGTCTTCGGCACCGGCTTCCATGTCACCGACCTGCCCATCGCCGACCGGGTCGTGGGCGCCGAGGGCAGGACGCTCGCGCAGGCCTGGACGGACAGCGGCATGAAGTCGCTGCGCGGGGCCTCCGCCGCCGGCTTCCCGAACTGGATGACGATCATCGGGCCCAACACCGGCCTCGGGAACTCCAGCATGATCCTGATCATCGAGTCCCAGCTGAATTACATGGCCGACTTCGTACGGCAGTTGGACGTCCTCGGTGGCCGCGTCGCGCTCGACGCCCGCCCCGAGGCCGTACGCGCCTGGAACCACCGGGTCCAGGAGCGGATGAAGCGCACGGTCTGGAACACCGGCGGCTGCACCAGCTGGTACCTCGACGCGCACGGCCGCAACACGACCATCTGGCCGGGGACGACGTCGGAGTTCCGCGGCGCCACACGGCGGGTCGATCTGAGTGAGTACCGTGTGCTGCGGCCACCGAGTGCTCCGGCCGCTGTCAAGTCCCGTACGACCGACAAGGTGGAGGCCGGAGCGTGACCCGACTGATGCACGTGAAGCGTGGCCCGTACGCCCCGCCCGTCCCTGTACGGGAGTTGACGGCCGTGTCAGCCGACGGGGCCCGGCTGCACGTCGAGGTGCATGGGCCCGAGGGTTCACCCACTGTGGTGTTGGTGCACGGCTGGACCTGTTCGACCGCTTACTGGGCGGCGCAGATACGGGACCTCGCCGTCGACCACCGGGTCATCGCCTACGACCAGCGCGGCCACGGACGCAGTCCCGCCTCCGCCGCCTGTACCACGGACGCCCTCGCCGACGACCTGGAGGCGGTGCTCGCGGCGACGCTCGCGCCGGGCGAGAAGGCGGTGCTGGCCGGGCACTCCATGGGCGGGATGACGCTGATGGCGGCCTCGGCGCGGGCCGGCTTCCGGGAGCACGCGGCGGCGGTACTGCTGTGCAGCACGGGCAGTTCGCGTCTGGTCGCCGAGGCGCTCGTCGTACCCGGGCGGCCCGGTCGGGTACGCACCTGGCTCACCCGGAAGATCCTCGGGTCGCGGGCGCCGCTCGGGCCGGTCACGCCGGTCGCCCGGCGGATCCTCAAGTACGCGACCATGGGCCCCGGTTCGGCTCCGGTGATGGTCGAGGCGTGCGCGCGGATCGTGCACGCCTGTCCCACGCGGGTGCGGTACGCCTGGTCGCACGTCCTCGACTCGCTCGATCTCGACCACGGTGTGCGGGAGTTGACGGTGCCCACGGCCGTCGTCGTCGGCACGGCGGACCGGATGACGCCGCCCGTGCACGCGCGGGCGCTGGCCGCCGCGCTGCCGGACTGTGTGGGGGTGACCGAGCTGACGGGTGTCGGGCACATGGCGCCGGTGGAGGCGCCGGACGTGGTCACCGCGCGGATACGCGGGCTCGCGGCGGAGTACGTACGGACGCAGCGGGACGAGTTGCGGGACGAGTTGGAGGAGGCGGGGGCATGAGCAGGGGCAATGTGCTGGAGGGGCGGGTCGCGGTCGTCACCGGGGCCGCGCGGGGTGTCGGGGAACTCCTGGCCCGGAAGCTCTCCGTGCGGGGGGTGAAGGTCGCGCTCGTCGGGCTGGAGCCGGACGAACTCAAGCGGGTGTCGGAGCGGTTGTACGGCGAGAGCGCGTACTGGCACGCCGACGTCACCGACCACGAGGCCATGGCCCGGGTCGCCGAGGAGGTCAAGGAGCGCTTCGGGCGGGTCGACATCGTCGTCGCCAACGCCGGTGTGGCGATCGGTGGTCCGCTCGTGGACTCCGATCCGGACGCCTGGCGGCGGGTGATCGAGGTCAACCTCGTCGGGTCCGCGGTGACCGGGAGGGTGTTCCTGCCGGCGCTGATCGAGAGCCGGGGGTACTTGTTGCAGATCGCCTCCCTCGCCGCGATCACTCCGGCGCCGATGATGACCGCGTACTGCGCGTCCAAGTCGGGTGTCGAGGCGTACGCGCACTGCCTGCGGGCCGAGGTCGGGCACAAGGGGGTCGCGGTCGGGGTCGGGTATCTGTCCTGGACCGACACGGACATGGTGCGCGGGGCCGATCAGGACGACGGGATGCGGGTGTTGCGGCAGCGGTTGCCCGGGCCCGCGGGGAAGACGTATCCACTGGGGCCGGCCGTCGACCGGATCGTCGCCGGGATCGAGCGGCGGGCCGGGCATGTGTACGGGCAGTGGTGGCTGCGGGGGATGCAGGGCGTGCGGGGGTATCTGCCGGGGATCATCGGGACGTTCGCTCCGCGGGAAGTGCGGCGCGTCGAGGGGCGGTTGAGTGGGGTGCGTAGAGGGCTTGTGGGGGCCGGTGGGGCTGCGGATGAGCGGGAGCGAAGGGGCGCTGTCGATGTCGATGTCGATGTCGCTGTGCCTGTGGATGTGACTGAGCGTGAGTGATCGACATGCGTGCGTAGTTGGCCCGTGTTTGTCTGGTGGAGGCCCGATCCCCTCACCCAATACGGGAGTGAAACCACATGGGCATGAAGGACCAGTTCCAGGACAAGGCCGAGCAGCTTCGGCAGCAGCAGGCGAAGCGGAAGGCCGGGCAGGCCGGGCAGTCGCCCGAGGAGTCGCGTGGGCGTTCCCAGGCGGAGCGGGAGCGGCGCGAGCGCCAGGGCGGGCAGCAGGGTGGGCAGCGGCGGCAGCCGGAGACCGAGCGTGAGCGGGAGCAGCGTGAGGCCGAGGAGCGGTTGCAGCAGGACTACGACATCTAGGTCGGCTTCGCCGCGGTAGCGCTGCGCTGGCTGGTGTGGAGTGGGGTGCCCTTGGTTGTGAGGGTGCCCCACTCTTTTGTTGAGCTCTTGGCCGCCTGATGGTTCGGGGGGATTCGTTGTTCGGCGGGTGCGGGTTCGTTGTGGCTTGTCGCGCAGTTCCCCGCGCCCCTTACGCCGGGGTCCGGGGTGGGAGGGTGGGGCGGGTGCGGGTGGGGACGTTTGTGTAGTCGGGGGGTGTGGCCGCCGGCGTGGTGGCCAGGAGGTTCATTGCCAGGGTCACCGCTGCTTGGAGTTGGGGGTGGCGGCCTTCTGCCCAGTCCAGGGGGGTGCGGTCGATCTCCAGGTCGGGGGTTACGCCCTGGTTCTCGACGGACCAGCCGTAGGCGTCGAACCAGGCGGCGTTCATGGGGACCGTGATGACGGTGCCGTCGCCGAGTTGGTGGCGGCCGGTCATGCCGACCACTCCGCCCCAGGTGCGCAGGCCCACCACCGGGCCGAGCTCGAGGAGTTTGAAGGCTGCCGTGATCATGTCGCCGTCCGACGACGTCGCCTCGTCGGTCAGGGCGACCACGGGGCCTCGGGGGGCCCTGGAGGCGTAGGACACCGGCTGGGCGTTGCGGGTGAGGTCCCAGCCGAGGATCGTGCGGGTGAGTTTCTCCACGACCAGTTCGCTGATGTGTCCGCCCGCGTTGCCGCGTACGTCGACGATCAGGGCGGGGCGGGACACCTCCATGCGCAGGTCGCGGTTGAACTGGGCCCAGCCCGAGCCGCCCATGTCGGGGATGTGGAGGTAGCCGCAGTGGCCGCCGCTCAGTTCGCGGACGACTTCGCGGCGTTTGACCACCCAGTCCTGGTAGCGCAGAGGCCGTTCGTCGAGGAGGGGGACGACGGCGACACGACGGGAACCGCCTTCGCCCGCCGGGGGTTCGAACGTCAGCTCCACCGTCAGACCGCCCGCGCCCGCGAGGAGCGGATACGGCCCCGTCGTCGGGTCCACCGGGCGGCCGTCGACATGGGTGAGTACCGCGCCCTCCCTGATTCCCGTGCCGGCCAGCGGTGAGCGGGCCTTGGAGTCGGAGGAGTCGCCGGGGAGGACGCGGCGGATCATCCACCCCTCGTCCCTGTGGACGAAGTTGGCGCCCAGCAGGCCCTGGCGGCGCTGGTAGTGGGGCGGGCCCTCGTTGCGGCGGGCGGGGGAGACGTACGCGTGGGAGGTGCCCAGTTCGCCGAGGACCTCGCGGAGCAGATCCGCGAACTCGTCGGGGGACGACACCCGTTCCACCAGCGGGCGGTACTGGTCGAGGACGCCGTCCCAGTCGATGCCGCTCATGCCCGGGTCCCAGAAGTACGCGCGGATCAGGCGGCCGGCCTCGGCGTACGACTGGCGCCACTCCGCCGCCGGGTCGACCTCGTGGAAGATGCGGCGCAGGTCGATCCAGACGGTCGTATCGCCGTCCCCGGACTCGGTGGAGGGGACGGCTCGCAGGTCGCCCTCGTCGACGACCACGAGGCGTGAGCCGTCTCCGCTGACCGCGAACCAGTCGAGGTGGTCGACGAGTTCGGACCTCTTCGCCTTGGTGATGTTGAAGTATTCGAGGGTCGGGCGGCCTGTCAGGTCGTCCGGGTTGGCGAAGGTCTCGCCCAGCGCGCCGGAGATCGGCCAGCGCAGCCAGACCAGACCGCCGCCCGCGACCGGATGCAGCGCCGAGTACTTGGAGGCGGTGACCGGGAAGGGGGTGACCCGGTTCTCCAGACCCTCGATCTCGACCGTCACCGCGCCGCCGGTGTCCTCCTCCTCCGTCGGGTCCATGCCCCCGGCCACCGGGCGGCCGTCCGGGTTCAGGGCGAAGGGGGAGGGGGTGGCCGAGGAGAGCGGGGCGAGGTAGGGGCGGCAGCCGAGCGGGAAGGAGAGGTCGCCCGTGTGGACGTCGTAGACCGGGTCGAAGCCGCGCCAGGAGAGGAAGGCGAGGTAGCGGCCGTCGCTGGTGAACACCGGGTTCTCGTCCTCGAAGCGGCCGTTGGTGACGTCGACGATGTAACGGTCCTTTATCCGCGCCATCTTGATCTGGCGGAGCGTGCGGCCGATGCCCGGGTGCGACCAGGTCAGCCAGGCGCCGTCCGGGGAGAAGGCCAGGTCGCGGACGGGGCCGTTGACGGAGGTGATGAGTTCGGTGACTTCGGGGCCCGTTTCCTGGACCGCTTCTTCCTTCGGTGTTTCGTCGGGTTCTTCGCCCGCTTCTTCGCGCGCTTCTTCTCTCGGTTCTTCGCCCGCTTCTTCGCGCGCTTCTTCACCCGCTTCTTCGCCCGCTTCTTCGCTCGGCTCCTGCGGCACGTCGACGAGGAGCAGGCGGCCGTCGTTCGAGGCGATGGCGAGGCGTTCGCCCTGCGGGTCCGTGACCATTTCCAGTACGCGGCCCAGCAGGCCGGAGGCGAGGCGGCGGGGTGGGCGGGCGCCGGTGGCCCGGGGGAGGTGGGCGATCTCGATCGCGTCCTCGCCCTCCGCGTCCGTCACGTACGCCACCTGACCGCCGGAGCCGAGCATCTCGGGCAGCCGGACGCGTACGCCGGGGGTGTCGGTGAGGGTCCGGGCGGGGCCGTCGCGGTGGGTCAGCCAGTACAGGCTGCCGCGTACGACGACCGCGCTCGCCCGGCCCGTGTCGTCGACCGAGATGCCGTCGACGTGCTGCGCGGCCGGCACCTGGTACGGCCGTCGGCCGGTGCGCGACCCGCCGAGCCGTACATCGAGTCGGCGGGGGAGCGAGGCCGGGGAGGGGTCGTCCACGATCCACAGGTCGCCCGCGCACTGGTACACCACCCGCGTGCCGTCGCTCGCCGCATGCCGGGCGTAGAAGGCGTCGTGGTCGGTGTGGCGGCGCAGGTCGGAGCCGTCGTACGCGCAGGAGTAGAGGTTGCCGACGCCCTCGTGGTCGGAGAGGAAGGCGATCCGGCCGCCCACGAACATGGGGGAGTGGAGGTGGCCGCCGAGGTCGTCCAGCAGCCGCTCGCCGTGCAGCCAGAGGCGGCCCATGGCGCCACCCCGGTAGCGCTTCCAGGAGGCCGGTTCGTGGGGTGGGGTGCCCGTGAGGAGCAGGGTCCTGCGCTCACCGTCGATCTCGGCGACCTGGATGTCGGAGACCGGGCCCCAGGGGAGCTTGCGGCCGGGGTCGCCGTCAGGGCGGACCTTGTACGCCCAGGTGAAGTGCGAGAAGGGCTCGCCGTGGGAGGCGACGGCCAGGATGTCCGAGTGGCCCTGCTCGTCGGGCGGGGTCCAACCGCGGACCGCCGTGTCGGGGCTGCCCCAGTGGGTGAGCCGGCGGGCGGGGCGGCCGCCGTCCACCGGGGCCAGATGGATCTCCGGGACGATGCTGCGCCAGCTCGTGTACGCGATGTGCCGGCCGTCGGGCGAGAAGCGCGGGGTGGTGACCTTCGTACGGTCGACGGTGAGCCGCCAGGCCCGGTCCGAGCCGTCGAGCCGGGTCAGCCAGAGGTCGTCCTCGGCGACGAAGCAGAGGAGGTCGCCGCTGAGGTGGGGGAAGCGGAGGTAGCCGGGGGCGTCCAGGCCGCTCTCGTGCTCGTAGGAGTCGCTCACCTCCCCATGCTTTTCCGGGTGGGGGGACGCGGCAACTTGTGCGAACGGATGACCAAGGGCTCGTGATCCAGGGCTCGTGATCCAGGGCTCGTGATCCAGGGCTCGTGATCCAGGGCTCGTGATCCAGGGCTCGTACGAAACGGTTTCGTTTTCCTGGGTCTCGGGGTATCTTCGTAAGTGTACGAAACCGTTTCGTTCGTAAGCGGGGTTGTTCGGCCCGTGCCATGGTGTGCGCGGCCGGTAGCCTTGTCGTCTCGAACGTGCAGCCGGAGTAAGGGGAGTGGGATGACTGAGACCGCGACGGTGCGCCGCAGTCGACTTACGCCCGAGCGTGAGGCCGAGCTCTACGCGGCCGTCCTCGACCTGCTCCGGGAGGTCGGCTACGACGCCCTGACCATGGACGCCGTGGCCGCACGCACCCGGTCCAGCAAGGCCACGCTCTACCGCCAGTGGGGCGGCAAGGCCGAGCTGGTGGCGAAGGCGATGCGGAGCAACAAGCCGCACACCAACATCGCCGACGTCGACACCGGATCCCTGCGGGGTGATCTGCACACCCTGGTGAGTAGTACCGATGACTCCGCCATGGAACAGAACAACGCGCTGATGCGGGGTCTGGCCATGGCGGTCCACAGCAATCCCGACCTGTTGAAGGCCTTCCGTGAGCTGATCATCGAGCCGGAGATGATGGAGATCCGCCGAGTGGTGCAGCGCGCCGTCGACCGGGGTGAGGTCCGTCAGGACAACCCCGCCGTCGAGTATGTGCTGCACATGTTCGTCGGCGCCTTCGTCGCACGGGGCATGATCGACGATCAGCCGCCGACGCAGAGCTTCCTCCGTTCGTACCTGGACGCCGTGGTCCTCCCTGCCCTCGGCGTGTCCACCACCCCGTAATTTCCCCGCAGTTGGCAAGTACCCGCACCTGACGCCACCTCCCCCAGCCCTCGGCTCCGCTCGGGCCGGGGGACCCCCATCGTCGTCGGGCTGATCACCCCTGCCTCTCTTTCCCATCCCCGCCTTCGGCATGGGCTGATCCGTCCTGCCCTCCTGCACGTCCACGACCTGAACGGGAGTACGCCCCGTGGCCACATTCCTCTACAAACTGGGCCGTCTCGCCTTCCGGCGACGACACTTCGTCGCCCTCCTCTGGGTGGCGCTGCTGACGCTCGCGGGCGTCGGCGCCGCCACCGCGCCCTCTGCGGGCTCGACCTCCTTCTCCATCCCCGGCACCGAGGCGCAGAAGGCCTTCGACCTGCTGGACGAGCGCTTCCCCGGCAGGGGCGCCGACGGCGGCACCGCCCGGGTCGTCTTCAAGGCCCCCGAGGGCGAGAAGATGACCGACGCCGCCAACAAGGCGACGGTCGAGGAGACTGTCAAGGAGCTGGGCACCGGCTCCGAGGTCGCCTCCGTCACCGACCCGTACCAGACGCGGGCCGTCTCCCAGGACGGCACGGTCGCCTACCTGCAGGTGAGTTACGACGTCCCCGGCATGGAGCTGAAGGAGTCGTCGCGGGAGGCCCTGGAGGAGGCCGTGCAGCACGCGCGGGACGACGGACTGAC
Protein-coding sequences here:
- a CDS encoding exodeoxyribonuclease III, which codes for MTTVNVNGLRAAAKKGFVEWLAETPADVICLQEVRAEPQQLPEEVRQPDGWHVVHAPAVAKGRAGVSLYSRREPDRIQVGFGSAEFDGSGRYVEVDLPGVTVASLYLPSGEVGTERQDEKVRFMGEFLAYLKGLRERAAADGREVVVCGDWNIAHREADLKNWRGNVKNSGFLPEEREWLGQVFDAADGAYVDVMRALHPDVEGPYTWWSYRGRAFDNDSGWRIDYQVATAGLAGKAVKGFVERAATHAERWSDHAPVTVVYDH
- a CDS encoding MerR family transcriptional regulator, encoding MAEDGERREYRMEELAREAGITVRTLRFYRERKLIPPPRREGRIAWYDGTHLARLRTIAALLERGHTLSGIAELAEAFDHGRNVGELLGLGAPTEETPVRLTPEALADHFGGQATSENLAAALDLGYVATDGADIIHISRRLLDASAALVRAGIPLADVLAAGRHVREHADALAELFTDLILARGERTTEDLRRLRPLAKSVAEAELSMALDRRLGQWS
- a CDS encoding flavin-containing monooxygenase — its product is MTGREQEPEDVQGPEGVPEREHVRVAVIGSGFGGLGAAVRLRREGITDFVVLERAGSVGGTWRDNEYPGCACDVPSHLYSFSFAPNPDWPRTFSGQAHIRAYLEQVADAFRLRPHIRLNSEVQRMTWDGERLCWEIETSGGRLRADFVVSATGPLSDPRIPAELPGLDSFPGKVFHSARWDHGYDLRGKRVAMIGTGASAIQIVPAIQPEVGRLTLFQRTPPWVLPRVDRDISGVERWLHRRLPVTAKARRGLLWGIRELQVQAFTKHPNELGLLEGLAKRHMARAVEDPALRARLTPDYRIGCKRILLSNTYYPALTRPNVDVVASGLAGVDGSTLVAADGSTAEVDAIVFGTGFHVTDLPIADRVVGAEGRTLAQAWTDSGMKSLRGASAAGFPNWMTIIGPNTGLGNSSMILIIESQLNYMADFVRQLDVLGGRVALDARPEAVRAWNHRVQERMKRTVWNTGGCTSWYLDAHGRNTTIWPGTTSEFRGATRRVDLSEYRVLRPPSAPAAVKSRTTDKVEAGA
- a CDS encoding alpha/beta fold hydrolase, which codes for MTRLMHVKRGPYAPPVPVRELTAVSADGARLHVEVHGPEGSPTVVLVHGWTCSTAYWAAQIRDLAVDHRVIAYDQRGHGRSPASAACTTDALADDLEAVLAATLAPGEKAVLAGHSMGGMTLMAASARAGFREHAAAVLLCSTGSSRLVAEALVVPGRPGRVRTWLTRKILGSRAPLGPVTPVARRILKYATMGPGSAPVMVEACARIVHACPTRVRYAWSHVLDSLDLDHGVRELTVPTAVVVGTADRMTPPVHARALAAALPDCVGVTELTGVGHMAPVEAPDVVTARIRGLAAEYVRTQRDELRDELEEAGA
- a CDS encoding SDR family oxidoreductase, coding for MSRGNVLEGRVAVVTGAARGVGELLARKLSVRGVKVALVGLEPDELKRVSERLYGESAYWHADVTDHEAMARVAEEVKERFGRVDIVVANAGVAIGGPLVDSDPDAWRRVIEVNLVGSAVTGRVFLPALIESRGYLLQIASLAAITPAPMMTAYCASKSGVEAYAHCLRAEVGHKGVAVGVGYLSWTDTDMVRGADQDDGMRVLRQRLPGPAGKTYPLGPAVDRIVAGIERRAGHVYGQWWLRGMQGVRGYLPGIIGTFAPREVRRVEGRLSGVRRGLVGAGGAADERERRGAVDVDVDVAVPVDVTERE
- a CDS encoding S41 family peptidase codes for the protein MSDSYEHESGLDAPGYLRFPHLSGDLLCFVAEDDLWLTRLDGSDRAWRLTVDRTKVTTPRFSPDGRHIAYTSWRSIVPEIHLAPVDGGRPARRLTHWGSPDTAVRGWTPPDEQGHSDILAVASHGEPFSHFTWAYKVRPDGDPGRKLPWGPVSDIQVAEIDGERRTLLLTGTPPHEPASWKRYRGGAMGRLWLHGERLLDDLGGHLHSPMFVGGRIAFLSDHEGVGNLYSCAYDGSDLRRHTDHDAFYARHAASDGTRVVYQCAGDLWIVDDPSPASLPRRLDVRLGGSRTGRRPYQVPAAQHVDGISVDDTGRASAVVVRGSLYWLTHRDGPARTLTDTPGVRVRLPEMLGSGGQVAYVTDAEGEDAIEIAHLPRATGARPPRRLASGLLGRVLEMVTDPQGERLAIASNDGRLLLVDVPQEPSEEAGEEAGEEAREEAGEEPREEAREEAGEEPDETPKEEAVQETGPEVTELITSVNGPVRDLAFSPDGAWLTWSHPGIGRTLRQIKMARIKDRYIVDVTNGRFEDENPVFTSDGRYLAFLSWRGFDPVYDVHTGDLSFPLGCRPYLAPLSSATPSPFALNPDGRPVAGGMDPTEEEDTGGAVTVEIEGLENRVTPFPVTASKYSALHPVAGGGLVWLRWPISGALGETFANPDDLTGRPTLEYFNITKAKRSELVDHLDWFAVSGDGSRLVVVDEGDLRAVPSTESGDGDTTVWIDLRRIFHEVDPAAEWRQSYAEAGRLIRAYFWDPGMSGIDWDGVLDQYRPLVERVSSPDEFADLLREVLGELGTSHAYVSPARRNEGPPHYQRRQGLLGANFVHRDEGWMIRRVLPGDSSDSKARSPLAGTGIREGAVLTHVDGRPVDPTTGPYPLLAGAGGLTVELTFEPPAGEGGSRRVAVVPLLDERPLRYQDWVVKRREVVRELSGGHCGYLHIPDMGGSGWAQFNRDLRMEVSRPALIVDVRGNAGGHISELVVEKLTRTILGWDLTRNAQPVSYASRAPRGPVVALTDEATSSDGDMITAAFKLLELGPVVGLRTWGGVVGMTGRHQLGDGTVITVPMNAAWFDAYGWSVENQGVTPDLEIDRTPLDWAEGRHPQLQAAVTLAMNLLATTPAATPPDYTNVPTRTRPTLPPRTPA
- a CDS encoding TetR/AcrR family transcriptional regulator gives rise to the protein MTETATVRRSRLTPEREAELYAAVLDLLREVGYDALTMDAVAARTRSSKATLYRQWGGKAELVAKAMRSNKPHTNIADVDTGSLRGDLHTLVSSTDDSAMEQNNALMRGLAMAVHSNPDLLKAFRELIIEPEMMEIRRVVQRAVDRGEVRQDNPAVEYVLHMFVGAFVARGMIDDQPPTQSFLRSYLDAVVLPALGVSTTP